ACCGATCGAGCACTTGACGTCATGTCGGCTTACTGCTGCGATGTGTACCGGTCAATCTGCCGGACCGTCCGTACGCGCCCAAACCCGTTCCCCCACACGGGACTTGACAGCACGCCCGGGCGGTCCGGCAGCCGCCGCACCCACCCCGGACCCCTACCCCGACCCCCGCCGAGGAGGCACCCCCCAGATGCGTTCCGCCCCGCGGACCCCGCTGCCCGGACGAGGCGACATCCGCCGCCGCCCGAGCGCGCTCACCGTCGTCCTGCTGCTGCTCGCCGCACTGCTCGCGAGCCTCGGACCGGCCACCGCCGCCCACGCCACCACCGCCGGCAACGTCACCGGCGTCACCCGCTCCGGCAACACCTTCACCGTCACCACCTCCGGCGGCGCGGCCGCCCGGGTGCAACTCGCCCGCGCCGACATCTTCCGGATCTGGCTCAGCCCCAACGGCGCGTTCACCACCGACCCGGCCGGTGCCGACCTCGCCGTCACCACCGACTTCGGCACCGTCGCGGCCACCCTCACCGACGCCGGAACCTACTGGCGGATCAGCACCGCCTCGATCTCACTGCGGATCAACAAGACCCCGCTCACGTTCGCGCTCTACCGCGCCGACAACACCACCCTGCTCTGGGCCGAGTCGCAGCCCACCAGTTGGACCACCAGCCAGACCACCCAGTACCTCGCCCGCGGCGCCGACGAGCAGTTCTACGGCACCGGCCTGCACCTCGGCGACTGGGCGCTGCGCGACAAGACCGTCCCCGTCGCCGTCTCCAACTCCTGGACCGAGAACAGCAACGCCAGCCCCGCGCCGTTCTACATGTCCACCAACGGCTACGGCGTCATGCGCAACACCTGGGCCGCTGGCAGCTACGCCTTCAACTCGCCCACCCAACTCACGCACAACGAGAGCCGGTTCGACGCCTGGTACTTCGCCGGGAACTCGCTCAAGGACGTCCTGAACGCCTACACCGACGTCACCGGCAAGCCCTTCCTCGCCCCGATCTGGGGACTCGAACTCGGCAACGCCGACTGCTTCAACGCCTCCAACCCCAGCTACAGCGGCGACCACAACCGGCTGCGCCACCAGACCACCCCCGACGTGGTCGGCTACGCCACCGACGCCCGCGCCGCCGACATGCCCTCCGGCTGGTTCCTGCCCAACGACGGCTACGGCTGCGGCTACACCGACCTGCCGACCGCGACCAGCGGCCTGAGCGGCAAGGGCTTCCACACCGGCCTGTGGACCTCCACCGGCCTGAACAACATCAACTGGGAGGTGGCGACCGCCGGTTCACGCGCAGTGAAGACTGACGTGGCGTGGATCGGCGGCGGCTACAAGACCGCGTTCACCGGCGTCAACCAGGCCGTGGCCGGCATCGAGAACAACTCCGACGCCCGCCGCTTCGTGTGGACCGTGGACGGTTGGGCCGGCACCCAGCGCAACGCGGTGGTGTGGACCGGCGACACCCACGGCACCTGGGACGCCATGCGCTGGCACGTCCCGTCCATCGCCGGCGCGGGTCTGTCCGCCCTCAACTACGCCTCCGGGGACGTCGACGGCATCTACGACGGCAGCCCCAAGACGTACGTCCGCGACCTGCAGTGGAAGGCGTTCACCCCCGCCTTCATGACCATGTCCGGCTGGGGCGCGGTCAACCCGTCCACCGGCTACAACGACAAGCAGCCCTGGCGGTACGCCGACCCCTACCTGTCGATCAACCGCAAGTACCTGCAGCTCAAGATGCGGCTGATGCCGTACCTGTACACGATGAGCCGGGTCGCCGCCGACACCGGCGTGCCCTCCACCCGGGCCATGGTCCTGGAGTACCCCGACGACCCGGTGGCGCGCGGAAACCTGACGAGCGGTCAGTTCATGGCCGGCGATTCCTTCCTGGTCGCCCCCGTGGTCAGCGACACCACCGTCCGCGACGGCATCTACCTGCCCGCCGGCACCTGGACCGACTACTGGACCGGCAAGGCCTACACCGGCCCGGGCTGGCTCAACGGCTACAGCGCCCCGCTCGACACCCTGCCGCTGTTCGTCAAGTCCGGCGCGGCGGTGCCGATGTGGCCGCAGATGAACTACACCGGCGAGAAGCCCGTCTCCACCCTCACCTACGACGTCTACCCGCGCGGCAACTCCTCCTTCACCCTGTACGAGGACGACGGCACCACCCGCGCCTACCAGAGCGGCGCCTACTCCAAGCAGCAGGTCAACGTCACCGC
The DNA window shown above is from Streptomyces sp. TLI_171 and carries:
- a CDS encoding TIM-barrel domain-containing protein, which codes for MRSAPRTPLPGRGDIRRRPSALTVVLLLLAALLASLGPATAAHATTAGNVTGVTRSGNTFTVTTSGGAAARVQLARADIFRIWLSPNGAFTTDPAGADLAVTTDFGTVAATLTDAGTYWRISTASISLRINKTPLTFALYRADNTTLLWAESQPTSWTTSQTTQYLARGADEQFYGTGLHLGDWALRDKTVPVAVSNSWTENSNASPAPFYMSTNGYGVMRNTWAAGSYAFNSPTQLTHNESRFDAWYFAGNSLKDVLNAYTDVTGKPFLAPIWGLELGNADCFNASNPSYSGDHNRLRHQTTPDVVGYATDARAADMPSGWFLPNDGYGCGYTDLPTATSGLSGKGFHTGLWTSTGLNNINWEVATAGSRAVKTDVAWIGGGYKTAFTGVNQAVAGIENNSDARRFVWTVDGWAGTQRNAVVWTGDTHGTWDAMRWHVPSIAGAGLSALNYASGDVDGIYDGSPKTYVRDLQWKAFTPAFMTMSGWGAVNPSTGYNDKQPWRYADPYLSINRKYLQLKMRLMPYLYTMSRVAADTGVPSTRAMVLEYPDDPVARGNLTSGQFMAGDSFLVAPVVSDTTVRDGIYLPAGTWTDYWTGKAYTGPGWLNGYSAPLDTLPLFVKSGAAVPMWPQMNYTGEKPVSTLTYDVYPRGNSSFTLYEDDGTTRAYQSGAYSKQQVNVTAPSGGSGNVTLAVAAANGSYSGQLANRNYEFTVHAAAAPSSVTVGGAALPQLSGKAAYQSATTGWYFDAADRSGTLWIKAGSHAVASAFSVTATGLTLPTGTPVTASGPIPQAGWKVVSADSQETTGENGAAANAIDGNSATIWHTQWYSAAAPLPHEIQIDLGARYAVDSLGYLPRQDGGVNGRIGSYEVYVSDSTTSWGSPVATGTFADTAAAKSATFTAKTGRYLRLRALGEAGNRGPWTSAAEITATGSSAP